ATTGGAGCCACACAAACAATCATTTACCCTAAAAAAACAGCACAGTCTAACCGTTGTTCCTCTTAATAAACCAAACAACCGACCAGCTGATCTCGCATACAATATTCACTAGTCAAATATTGATAGTTCAAGGACATTTTATAGAAAGAGTTAGCTCCCCTTGTCCAAGATAGCTTATGTGAGATGAAATAATGATCACTTCTCTAGAtgaatactgtatagttgtcgAAACCCACTTGACTAATATTTCGCGAATGTTCAATTCTGGCTTGTTCGCCGGTATTCAACTTAGCACAATCGCACGTTGTAAACATTCTGTAGAAAAAACATTCTACATTTCTTTGCTTACATAAATAttcgattgtttttttttgttttttttttaaaattatttctgcGTTATATTAAATTACCGCGAAAATGTCGGAATAAGACCCCAACTATACAGTATCTGACAGATTGTGATTAACCACACttcatcataattatatatcgtTATCTACAATGTATCAATCCTTAGTATAACACTACTGTAATGTCATTGACAACTGGACAACCAAAATACACAGTTGTCTAGCCCATGCACCCTCACAAAGGCTTCTGATAAGGCGGATATTAACTGAGGGGTAGAATGGTATACGTATGTATGTGCTATCATGTATACATCAAACACAGCAGAGAATATCAACATGAACTCTGACTAAAATCGGGGgaaaaaaatcttgtttttcTCGTGTACTCTCACTCAGCATGTACCTTCAATTAAAATGCCTAATCCCAGTAAAAGTGATTACTGGTAACTCCCGCGTTGTGACCCCCTTATTTACCCAGGGAAGTCACTCGTCAGTAGTCGTGACACCGCAAGCTCGGAGCTAAGGTACATCTAGATACGTTGCAGTGACCTTGAGAAGGCCTTGCCCTGTAACCGCCCCTATCTATTTGTGTCACATACCAACACGTACGATGTGCTAATTGATACTGAGGCATCACTACCCCTCATATTTTGTAATCAGTAAAACGTTTAACTGAATGAGCATTATAAAGCATCTAACGTacattgataataataaaatgcaTACAGAGAATAGCATACTTGCACTTGTTCCTTGAAGGTCTAGCTTTTTGTCACCACAAATCATTAGGCAGTATGGAGATCGTGGACACTACAGACATAGAAGGAAACAAGATAAAGTATAAAAGATACAGAGGGAGGTCATTCCACATGGAAACTTTTGGTGATGTGGAAGAGCAGCTACGGATTGTGGATCAACTAAAGGCGCGACCTGATGATGTGTTTGTTTGCACCTTTCCAAAATCGGGTTAGTTTAACGTaaaaaatatagaaacaaaatCGTTTATTTAAGAGCGGATTTATACCATCATAAACAAGTTTGTTACAAAGTGCAAAAATGTAAGTGTGAAGAAAAACATACATGATTCCAAGTCTACAAGACCCTGAACCTGTGAGAATATTTGGTGATCATATTTAGTCTGAAGTATTCGTAgcggaaaatttttttttattaacagtTTGATTCAGTCTGAGGGACGAAGcatactaaataataaaatccTTCTATTGCCGGAATAACAGGACATTGACAATGGTTAAGGGTCATCCATATAACAaattaatgttgaatttcaaacacgtaTAAATGTCTAAACGATTGCACAAAATAGTCATGAAATATCCAAAAATGTTTGGACATACATATTCTTACCATCACCAATAATGTACTGTAGATGATATCAGTTTttctatagagtaactttgtTGTTAGATGTAGCATAGAATAAGTCACACTAATAacaaaacctgaaaaatagcgaAGCTTTTATGGTCACAAGTATgcggtttttttttgtttttttttttgacctTGAAATCCAAATGAGGGCGGTGTACAACATTCCACAATTATGACATAAATCGAGGcttttcaatcaataaaaatgctcctatatcatactttgaAAACATCTTATCATAGTAAGTAAGAAGGACCTGTTTAAGACAAATGGTTAAACTGGGGAGTTTGTGGCTTGTTTCaaaaataggcatattttaccccaacggtgaacatatttttctaaaagcagtcttcttgccattTCTAGAGCTCTTTATATAGTGTCTaataagaaaatgtttaagGTTTGAAAAACCTTCTCAAATGCCATATTTGTGAGATATTACCTTActgtttatacatattacaaagtcacatctggtcaaaccaatgaGCGTTGTTTGTGCTTTAGACAGAAAAACGTGGTTAGTTTATGCAATATATGCGAcacaaatgagctaattatgtccccctgaatCAGCAGTTTCTATATGCTTTGTTAAGTTTAACAGAAAAATTAATGTCAACATCTAGTCCCACATTTTGCCAttatacatactaaaagttcatcaagttatttctgttaaattgcaccgTAGTAGGAACTAATGGGCTTGTAAACTATCACCGTTTTAACTTGATTTGCCGTTTAGATACCCCTTAAAGTTCACGGAAATAGTCCGTCACGTGACATGTCGCAAGCAAATCATTATTCTGGTCCAATTAAACAGAAGTGTTTTGATATACATCAAAATCTTAACGACACCAAAtggtgtcggagaattccacgtttttaTATAGTAATGCGCTCTGGCCCTACCCCAGACGaggttcactttttgtcagtttcgagttgcgagttggaaaatgcgagttgcgagttggaaaatgcgagttgcgagttacaaaatgcgagttgcgagttggaaaatgcgagttgcgagttacaaaatgcgagttgcgagttggaaaatgcgagttgcgagttggaaaatgcgagttgcgagttacaaaatgcgagttgcgagttgcaaaatgcgagttgcgagttacaaaatgcgagttgcgagttgcaaaatgcgagttgcgagttacaaaatgcgagttgcgagttgcaaaatgcgagttgcgagttacaaaatgcgagttgcgagttacaaaatgcgagttgcgagttgcaaaatgcgagttgcgagttacaaaatgccattattaatgtttctttaaaaaaagtgttgGTCTTTAAAACATACATCCCCAGAAAGCATGTGATTGTCATCGTAGGCTTCATTTTATCGCTAAAACTTTGTGCAACCGACATTGTTTTCTTGTGCACTTTCACATATATACGTAGAAAAACatagaaatgttttttaataaTCAGTAGACATAAAGTCTACTTATATCTGTATTACTTCGGTTACTGAATTCAACATAATGTTACAGTAAAAAAGTCTATCACAGAGTTAGTATCatggttttatctgttgtatcATGTCAGGAATTTTGATTTGACATGTAATGAGTCGAAATGACTTCCACAAGCCGGAATTAATTATTGTTAAGTGAAAGTAGAAGTTTCTAATGTATCAGTTAACAAAAGATTGTCACACCTTACCATTGGGTGGGGCGTACAGTAGTTGTACTTATTGTCTCGTTCACTTTCTTTGTAAATCAATTCATTTGAAAGATTACGTGAGCGGGTGTTGACCCAATTAGGTCACAAGCATCCTTTAAGGAAGAGGAACACATGTGTTCATGACAATCCAAGGTGCTCATTCAGCCTCTCCTTACATTAAAATGACCGCTGTCGtcgacgcttgaccgggggaatccttgagacatcagtgtataaaaatcaCTCGTCGCACACATTCTTATCGGGAGATTTTTCACGAAGCCGGAAACAACCAAACTACAAAAACGTATACTATACtacactacacataaactacacacatggccgttgtttacattcCGTGTATACGTGAACTTGCCTTagcatatatttcaatatattagcAAACTTTTCTCATAATAACTGCCGAATATAATCAGACACAGaactaaatacttaattttaaaataaatcaatattaaatatgcattaaatgttgaaaaaagaaATCTTTTAGATATGACCACgaaaaattaaattgtattattctttaaaacataacaacatgtgaataaaattaattttgttgattCGAAACCAGAACCTTCGGGTCACTAAAGcgatggttctaccatatgagctataCGGACTTATATCTAGGAGAGGCTCATGTAATCAATTATAGTCAGTCTGGTTAATgcgaaaattaaaatattttatcacctactttttttttcaattttagatACCAGGGCATCGGATGACCACTCTTTaaaaataggattttagttTGTTTTGACACATAGCTCCGCCCATTTGTTAATTACCAGTTTATAAGTTTTAGCGATAAAATGAAGCCTACGATGACAATCACATGCTTTCTGGGGATGTATGTCTTAAAGaccaacacttttttttaaagaaacattaataatggcattttgcaactcgcaactcgcattttgcaactcgcaactcgcattttgcaactcgcaactcgcattttgcaactcgcaactcgcattttgtaactcgcaactcgcattttgtaactcgcaactcgcattttgcaactcgcaattcgcattttgcaactcgcaactcgcattttccaactcgcaactcgcattttgtaactcgcaactcgcattttccaactcgcaactcgcaactcgaagaaaaaaaaccctcaCCCCAGACATGGTGTAACAGGACCAGAGAAATCTCTGACTGGCATCATACGTGATTTTGTCGCCGGGGCAGTATAAAACATACTTAATGCTTTACTTAAAGCCCGACATATGGAGAGAGCTTCGTCTACAGAATATAACCGTTTTTAATTGATGTTAAGAGTGATAAGCGCAATATTCTTGTGTTGTAGGTACTCACTGGGTAGCCAATATAGTTCACTATCTCACCACTGGTTCAAAGGACTACTTTGGAGAAGGATTAACATTGGATTTCCATGATCTGAGCGCTGCCGACGATATAGCTGATAGACGTATTTTCGGCTCGCACTTCTCGTACCCTTTCATCCCTGCAGCTGTCAAAGGGGGAACCGGAAAAGTAATCAATGTATTGAGAAATCCTAAAGATACATTTGTTTCCTTTTGGAAATATTTCAGCGCCATGCACAATGTAGGCTACGATGGAACCATTGATGGATTTCTCCGTTTCTTTTTGTCGGATGAATGTAAGCAAAGTGTGAGAAAGAGTTAAGAAATTTCAATCCAACACCAAGAAGAAATTTAACAAAAGATATGTAAAAGTTTTATTTGATGTTCTTTTATTTGGTATCTGAAGACTTATATTATATGTTGAGAGgatatttgacattttgttaTTCGGGACTGCCAGGACTTGGTCTGGTAGAACGTTTGTACTAGTCTATCCACGGTCAGGTCTGGTAGAACGATTTTACTATACACCAGACAGCAGTTTCtcaataaatacaatacatttgaTTTGATATGCATTATTTAGAGAAACGTGACGTATTTTCGCACCCTATTGGACACGTGTTACCAGTATTTCAATATTCACCGGTTCaatttatgttacatatatcAGCAGGgagctgccctgcaggtagggcgtaagaattgtacctgctgccccccattgcatgatcgtaagaggcgacttaatttgggatcttatcttttctcttctttctgaacaactttcttcttcctaatgtctcccttgacaatgcctcacttttggcctgtagttgagcgttcgcccctgtgaggaatgctttgggttatgtcccctggcccagacataccagagtcttaaaaaatggtatttgttactcctgcttagcgctcagcatgtttggagtgggacgactggttcgcccgttgtcggtataatgtgaccgggtggggtgtactgctgggtgtcttcggta
This region of Pecten maximus unplaced genomic scaffold, xPecMax1.1, whole genome shotgun sequence genomic DNA includes:
- the LOC117319212 gene encoding sulfotransferase 1C2-like, which produces MEIVDTTDIEGNKIKYKRYRGRSFHMETFGDVEEQLRIVDQLKARPDDVFVCTFPKSGTHWVANIVHYLTTGSKDYFGEGLTLDFHDLSAADDIADRRIFGSHFSYPFIPAAVKGGTGKVINVLRNPKDTFVSFWKYFSAMHNVGYDGTIDGFLRFFLSDEFYMSASWFTYVKEWTDCRLSNSNIQLHTVWYEDLKQNLYEEIVKISTFLGTSVDEKFLREVESNVSFTQLKTAHNTNAGVSDRWKDICENGRLPIYRKGVVGDWRNELTVAQNELIDAAIKEKLEGYNLNLKF